Proteins encoded in a region of the Dehalococcoidia bacterium genome:
- a CDS encoding type II toxin-antitoxin system PemK/MazF family toxin: MNSGRPRPQRGEIWFVYDPAPPAQGHEQAEPRPALVVSADWFNSSGPNLLTIVPLTTQRHESSMHLEIRPPEGGVRRTSFILCEQPTTISHLRLRARWGRVAPATMRQVNVRLRTLLEL, from the coding sequence ATGAATAGCGGGCGCCCCAGGCCACAGCGCGGAGAGATTTGGTTCGTCTATGATCCGGCTCCGCCCGCTCAGGGACACGAACAGGCGGAGCCGCGACCAGCGCTTGTCGTCTCGGCCGACTGGTTCAACAGCAGCGGCCCCAATCTGCTCACGATTGTGCCACTGACCACACAACGGCACGAGAGTTCAATGCACCTCGAGATCCGGCCTCCCGAAGGTGGTGTCCGGCGGACAAGTTTCATCCTCTGCGAGCAGCCCACAACCATTTCACACTTGCGTTTGCGCGCCAGATGGGGCCGCGTGGCGCCGGCCACCATGCGGCAGGTCAATGTGCGACTCCGTACCCTGTTGGAGTTGTGA
- a CDS encoding S9 family peptidase yields MANTMSYRVRGPLSIAAAIADPSPAQVTLSPRGDRLAFTLELDEAQPLYLLDAAGGWPLRLTPDAGRYGRPAFSPDGRRLAAVLDNALWTLNDGGLERTRVYAHPAGVSEPAWSPDGATIAFRSRERGWDQVWSVPFAGGTATRLSGTPADNGPPQWSPGARFLAYTSVREDLRASDIYTVDAASGREQNLTPDSGCWNTAPAWAPSGGRLAFFAERDGFFHLYVRSGDGEVRQLTFGEWEDGGLHARGPQHLAWSPDGTEIAFLRNREGKTDVMVVDAAGESLRRVSPGEGNWGIVGWLPDGKRLIATFDSPTQPPDIFVLAADGGAAEQITRSCGGIPTAELVTPERVPFRARDGRTICGFLYRPKLAAGERAPALVVPHGGPNSRFQFAWRPLFQLFAQEGYAVFGPDFRGSTGYGREFREANFGEWGHADLHDVFDAAEYLRSLDWIDAARIGIYGQSYGGYLVLCALTRAPELFACGVDLFGDSEIAESYRHGDRVGRLDLQRQMGDPADNTDRYRRGSPVYAAERIEAPLLILHGRDDRRVAPLMSERMIEALRIEGKFFEHHFYDGEGHGFRSPASKRDATERTLTFLKRYLKGEREE; encoded by the coding sequence ATGGCGAACACGATGAGTTACCGCGTGCGCGGGCCGCTCTCGATCGCGGCGGCAATCGCCGACCCTTCGCCGGCGCAGGTGACGCTTTCGCCTCGCGGCGACCGGCTCGCCTTCACGCTCGAACTGGACGAAGCGCAGCCGCTCTACCTGCTGGACGCCGCCGGCGGCTGGCCCCTGCGGCTAACCCCCGACGCCGGACGCTACGGCCGCCCGGCCTTCTCCCCGGACGGCCGACGCCTGGCCGCGGTGCTGGACAACGCACTGTGGACGCTGAACGACGGCGGGCTGGAGCGCACACGCGTCTATGCGCACCCCGCCGGCGTCTCCGAGCCTGCCTGGTCGCCTGACGGCGCCACGATCGCCTTCCGCTCGCGCGAGCGGGGCTGGGACCAGGTCTGGAGCGTGCCGTTCGCGGGCGGAACGGCGACGCGCCTGAGCGGCACGCCCGCCGACAACGGCCCGCCGCAGTGGTCGCCCGGCGCCCGTTTCCTGGCCTACACGTCCGTTCGAGAAGACCTGCGCGCCTCCGACATCTACACGGTCGATGCCGCCAGCGGCCGCGAGCAGAACCTCACCCCGGACAGCGGCTGTTGGAACACGGCGCCGGCCTGGGCCCCGAGCGGCGGGCGGCTGGCGTTCTTCGCCGAGCGCGACGGCTTCTTTCACCTGTACGTGCGATCCGGCGATGGCGAGGTGCGGCAACTGACCTTCGGGGAGTGGGAGGACGGCGGCCTGCACGCCAGGGGGCCGCAGCACCTTGCCTGGTCGCCCGACGGCACGGAGATCGCCTTCCTGCGCAACCGCGAGGGCAAGACGGATGTGATGGTGGTCGACGCGGCGGGCGAGTCGCTGCGCCGCGTCTCGCCGGGCGAAGGCAACTGGGGCATCGTCGGCTGGCTGCCGGACGGCAAGCGCCTGATCGCCACCTTCGACAGCCCGACGCAGCCGCCGGACATCTTCGTGCTCGCCGCTGACGGCGGCGCGGCCGAGCAGATCACTCGCTCGTGCGGCGGGATTCCCACCGCGGAACTGGTGACGCCGGAGCGGGTACCTTTCCGCGCCCGCGACGGGCGCACGATCTGCGGCTTCTTGTACCGGCCGAAGCTGGCGGCGGGTGAGCGTGCGCCGGCGCTGGTCGTGCCGCACGGCGGGCCGAACTCGCGGTTCCAGTTCGCCTGGCGGCCGCTGTTTCAGCTCTTCGCGCAGGAGGGCTACGCTGTCTTCGGGCCGGACTTCCGCGGCAGCACGGGCTACGGGCGCGAGTTCCGCGAGGCGAACTTCGGCGAGTGGGGGCACGCCGACCTGCATGACGTGTTCGACGCCGCGGAGTATTTGCGCTCGCTCGACTGGATCGACGCCGCGCGGATCGGCATCTACGGCCAGAGCTACGGCGGCTATCTGGTGCTCTGCGCGCTGACGCGGGCGCCGGAGCTGTTCGCCTGCGGCGTGGACCTGTTCGGCGACTCGGAGATCGCGGAGTCGTACCGGCACGGCGACCGCGTGGGGCGGCTCGACCTGCAGCGGCAGATGGGCGACCCGGCCGACAACACGGACCGCTACCGCCGCGGCTCGCCCGTCTACGCGGCGGAGCGGATCGAGGCGCCGCTGCTGATCCTGCATGGCCGCGACGATCGCCGCGTGGCGCCGCTGATGTCGGAGCGGATGATCGAGGCGCTGCGCATCGAGGGCAAGTTCTTCGAGCACCACTTTTATGACGGCGAGGGCCACGGTTTCCGCTCGCCCGCCAGCAAGCGCGACGCGACCGAGCGTACGCTCACCTTCCTCAAGCGCTATCTCAAAGGCGAGCGCGAGGAGTAG